The genome window TTCGTCTTGTCATTTATCCCATCATATTGTACTTCATCGATCCAAAGGGTTTGAGGAAATATGCAAACTTCTCGTGGCTTTCTCCTCTAACGGACCTGCGCCACTGTTATCTCAGTCACACCGGCACTCGGTCAGAGACGCTCGCTGCAGAACATGATCGTCGTGGCGAGCACATCCTCAGAATCGGGCCCAATGCATTGTCATTTAGCCATCCCCAGGCTGTCAGAGACATCTACGGTCACCAGACCAAGTGCACAAAGGATCACAAAGAGACGGTTCTGGCTGGGACGCATCGCAACttgtttgatgttgttgacaagAGTGATCATAGCAGAAAGAGAAGACTCTTATCTGCTGCCTTTGCGACAAGAAATCTTGAGAAATGGGAGTTCAAAGTGCAGTATACCACGCAGCGATTGCTCGATGCTTTTGATCAGCGATGCACGGGACCTCTAAAGCCAAACACCAATCCCGACCCTGAAGATCTCACAGTCGACTTCAACCACTGGATCAATCTCTGGACTATTGAAGCAATCAACTATATCGCCCTCTCCTCAAAGATGACTCTTCTCGAGACCGGTACCGACGAAGTCATTGCTGAAAAGCCCGACGGCACACTCTATCCCGCACGATATCGCCAAGCACAGAACGCCGCAGCCATGTGCAAGTCAGTCTTCGTCTGGGAGTATGAACTCTATCCATGGCTAGCCCGTATCTCCAAAGTTGTGCCCAACAAGTGGAAGAGCTACTGGGCCACCAGTGCGCCTTGGGGGGACATTTGCTACCACCAAGCTAAAGACAGACTGAGAAGATATGAAGCAGGAGAGAAACTTGATGACTTTTTCTCATGTCTTATGGTTAACAAAAACGGTGTGCCAAATGACCTCGAGTGGGGAGAGATTGTTGCTGAGACCTCTGCAATCATTGATGCTGGAGCTGAGACTACAGCTATTGCCCTGACACATATCCTTCAACTGCTGATCAGTCATCCCAAGCAGATGCAAAGGTTGAGAGACGAAGTAGCTGCTGttatggatgaagaagacgtcATCTCGCCATTTGACAAAGTAAAAGACCTGCCATATCTCAAAGCCTGCCTTGATGAAGGCCTTCGCCTCATTCCTCCCGTCAGCTCAGGCCTTCCACGACGCACACCCCCAGAAGGAGCTAAGATCATGGAAACTTGGATCCCAGGCGATACATCTGTGTCAATGACGATCTGGAGCGCTCACCATAACGAGGACATTTATCCCGAGCCATATGTCTTCAAGCCAGAGCGGTGGCTAAACCTGGAGGAACGTAAGAGGATGGAACCATTTTTCATCCCGTTCTCAGCGGGCGCAAGAGGGTGTATCGGACGAAACATCTCATACTTGGAACAGCAGATTGTATTGGCTACTTTGGTGCATCGATATGAGTTTGCGATGCCGACTAAGGACTTCACAGTGGACAGGTTCGAAGCCTTCAACTTGATCATGGGCAAACTGCCAATCAAGATCTGGCGAAGATAGCTCTCAAAAGAATGACAGAGTACTTCTGTTAGAAATGGTACTCTGTTGCGTCATTTGATACTGTGCTGTTTAAGCCTTGGGTATCACGCCTGATAGTATGGAGCTTTCTCTCTTGGAGCTGTCACCAATCATAAGCTTTTAAGAACTTTCGACCGGTGGACAAGGAATATCTCAGTCAAGTTGATACCTGCTACTGGTCACGCTCTTTGAACATAGCCTCGTATTACCCCGACCAATCTTACGCGGTGAGGCTGGGCGCTGACGCTTCCCATCACAAGTTCTTTCtgcttactataaaagacCCCAAAGCATTCCCAATGGTAGCATTTCTTACATGTCTCAGCTAAGCTTAAAATCTTGTGACTGATAAAATTCTTCTATATCACGTCATTTTCTGCTTTAAGCAATCGAACGGGATTGATATTGACCGCGGTTCGTTGGTATAAATTACTGTCTCTACCCGGTGAATCGTGAGAGAGCAAGCTTTGAGCAGAGATTTCTTGTATAGTTAACTTTAGCTTCTTTTCAAGTTACTATTTATCAAAATGGATTCTTCATCGAAGACGGGCTTTATGCGTGCTGTCCAGTGGGAGGGCAACGTCCGCGACATGTCTGTCAACATCATCCCACGTCCCAAGCTCATCGAGCCAGAAGATGCAATCGTACGTATCACTACTTCCGCCATATGCGGTTCTGATCTTCATATCTACCATGGACTCTTCGGCACCGAAGAGAAGTTCGGCATGGGTCATGAGGCTGTTGGAATTGTCGAGGAAGTCGGCCCAGCTGTGGACTTTTTGAAGCCCGGCGACCGAGTCCTGATTCTGGCCTTTGCTGAGGACGGGAACTTACTGCCCAAGCCCACAATGCTTGTGACGGATCAGCCTATTATTGGCTTTGGACTTGGTGGAATGTTCCATGGCGATACAGGACTGCAGGGTGAGATGTCTTCCTCATTTATTTGTTGTATTCGTGCATCTGACACTTTTGAATAGCTGAATATGCTCGCATCCCATGGGCTGACTCATCTTTGGCGAAGCTTCCAGAGAAGCTCGATGACAAGGAATGGCTGCCTCTTACTGATGCATTTCCTACTGGCTGGACCGCTATTGACTTCTCCGGCTTTGAAGCTGGCGATACTGTCGCTGTCTTCGGTGCTGGTGCCATTGGACTCATGGCTGCATACAGCGCCATAATTCGCGGCGCCGCACATGTCTACGTAATTGACCATGTTGCCTCGCGCCTCGCCAAGGCTGCTTCCATTGGTGCGCAGCCCATCAACTTCACACGTGGAGGCAAAGCATCTGATCAGATCCTTGCTCTACGCCCTCAAGGAGTCACTCGGTCTATCGACGCCGTGGGTGAAGTCTGCCTCAATGATGACCTCAAGCCGCAGCAGGATTATATCCTCCGCGAAGCTGTGAAGATCACTACTTCTGGCGGAGGCATTGGCGTCATCGGGGGACACATCGCTGCATTGGTCACTGAATTTGGTGGCAGAGGAGTAGTTCACAAGCCTGACTTGAAGGCTGAGATCAAGTTCCCGATGGCTGAGGCCTGGATCAAGGGAATCCGTATCCAAGGTGGACATGTGAACATCAAGGGAAACATCAAGGCTCTAGTGGAGCTCGTGAAGAGCGGAAGGGCAAGGCCTGGTTTTATTTTCTCAAATGAGTACAACTTGGAGGATGCACCAATCGCTTATAGACGATTTGAGCAGTGGGAAGAAACGAAGGTGACATTGAAGGGAGCCCGCAAGCCAAGCGATGGGCACGCCCTGGAGATCCGCAATGGCAGCAACGGAGCGCAAGCCACCAATGGTGCATAAGAATAGTGAATATgcaactctttatatatttgcGAGAAGATTCAGTAGAAGTAAATAACCTGGAGAGAATAGTTGACTGAAATACTCGGTCGCATTCCGCTGGAACGTGCCTGACATAGGCGAAATCTTCTCAGCGTGCTTCAACGAGGTGACATTATACCTAACGCCTCAGAATGATAATCACTGGCCATGACCAACTGTCAAGGCAAAATATGGAAGAAGCAGCGGCAATAGATCGAGTGCCACTTGGATCCTTGTTTACCAAAAGCGTCAAGATtgcagaagagaaagaggtgAAAGCGTGGGGGACAGGGGATTGGTAATGCCATTATAAATTTGTACCCCTCTGATGTTGCCAGCCTCAGCTTGACCTTGTGGCACTTGTGCCATGTCGAGGACGCTGTTCTCCGATGAAAAGACAACACGAAGATTGTATGTCGTGCAGAATTTCGTTTAGGTACCTCGCCCAGAGCAGAAATAGTATTGCAAACATTACATCAAGCCTGCAGCCCTTCAACACAAACCATTTTAGCTTCAGCTGGGCGCAATCATACCTAAACAGTGAAGAgttctttataatagatGAAAGCGACATAAACTGGTATGTGCTTTTAAGAATGGGACTACTGATATGGGCATAACGGGATTAGCGACTTCAATCTCCCCGAAGCTGCCTAGGGAGGGAAAAAAAACTTCGGACCTTGGTCCTGGATGATGAAACGGCTTAAATAACTTAGCATAAGTCTATGATAGCTTTTGCTAATCCAATTTCAAGCAAGGTCTGATGTTCTCTTGCTCCCCGATGGCGGCCTCGAAGTCAAGGCGGCTCCGTGCGGGTATAAGGACGGAACCCGTATTGCGGGAAGTAATTCTCTGGATTATTGTTATAGGGTCTTACAGTGACTAAGGAGATTAGATGGAAGCCTGTGTAATGTGCCACAATTGAGGGGAAGACTCCCGAGTCAGTACGTTGGATGCATGCTCAGGTTTCGCAAACGTGTTGGCGCATCAATCCGGGCCGTTCCATGATGCAGTGCCACATCATGCATCATTCGAATATTCCAAGAGAGAGATGTGTGAAATTCGGAGAGT of Fusarium musae strain F31 chromosome 5, whole genome shotgun sequence contains these proteins:
- a CDS encoding hypothetical protein (EggNog:ENOG41), with product MIGFVLFGAGLAGLFIRLVIYPIILYFIDPKGLRKYANFSWLSPLTDLRHCYLSHTGTRSETLAAEHDRRGEHILRIGPNALSFSHPQAVRDIYGHQTKCTKDHKETVLAGTHRNLFDVVDKSDHSRKRRLLSAAFATRNLEKWEFKVQYTTQRLLDAFDQRCTGPLKPNTNPDPEDLTVDFNHWINLWTIEAINYIALSSKMTLLETGTDEVIAEKPDGTLYPARYRQAQNAAAMCKSVFVWEYELYPWLARISKVVPNKWKSYWATSAPWGDICYHQAKDRLRRYEAGEKLDDFFSCLMVNKNGVPNDLEWGEIVAETSAIIDAGAETTAIALTHILQLLISHPKQMQRLRDEVAAVMDEEDVISPFDKVKDLPYLKACLDEGLRLIPPVSSGLPRRTPPEGAKIMETWIPGDTSVSMTIWSAHHNEDIYPEPYVFKPERWLNLEERKRMEPFFIPFSAGARGCIGRNISYLEQQIVLATLVHRYEFAMPTKDFTVDRFEAFNLIMGKLPIKIWRR